One stretch of Nocardioides perillae DNA includes these proteins:
- a CDS encoding alkene reductase: MTEKTDATQDRSELKAFEPVRVGRWDLPQRFVMAPLTRNRAGEGGVPTELNATYYAQRAGAGLIVSEGTQPSAVGQGYLGTPGLHSPEQVAGWRLVADAVHAEGGRIVAQLMHVGRIAHPDNKGGLETVAPSPIPAPGEIVTATGSQPHAEPRALGTDELPGIVEEFVTAARNAVEAGLDGVEVHAANGYLLHQFLGQSSNTRTDPYGGSPENRARLVVEVTRAVAEAIGADRVGIRISPAHGIQGVLEDDEAETRATYEALVEGIADLGLAYLSVLADPRADLVRDLRKRFGGPVVLNSGFVEVTTLDDVEQVLVEDLADLVAVGRPFLANPDLVERWRTGAALNEPDPATFYGGGAEGYTDYPTVQG; this comes from the coding sequence ATGACCGAGAAGACCGACGCGACCCAGGACCGCAGCGAGCTCAAGGCCTTCGAGCCGGTCCGGGTGGGCCGATGGGACCTGCCGCAGCGTTTCGTGATGGCCCCGCTGACCCGCAACCGGGCGGGTGAGGGCGGCGTGCCGACCGAGCTCAACGCGACCTACTACGCCCAGCGCGCCGGCGCCGGGCTGATCGTCAGCGAGGGCACGCAGCCCAGCGCGGTCGGCCAGGGCTACCTCGGCACGCCGGGCCTGCACAGCCCCGAGCAGGTCGCCGGCTGGCGCCTCGTCGCCGACGCCGTGCACGCCGAGGGCGGGCGCATCGTCGCGCAGCTGATGCACGTCGGCCGCATCGCCCACCCCGACAACAAGGGCGGCCTCGAGACCGTGGCCCCGAGCCCGATCCCCGCGCCCGGTGAGATCGTCACCGCCACCGGCTCGCAGCCCCACGCCGAGCCTCGCGCACTCGGCACCGACGAGCTCCCCGGCATCGTCGAGGAGTTCGTGACGGCCGCCCGCAACGCGGTCGAGGCGGGGCTCGACGGGGTCGAGGTGCACGCCGCCAACGGCTACCTGCTGCACCAGTTCCTCGGTCAGTCGAGCAACACCCGCACCGACCCCTACGGCGGGTCGCCCGAGAACCGCGCCCGCCTCGTCGTCGAGGTGACCCGCGCGGTGGCCGAGGCGATCGGCGCCGACCGCGTGGGCATCCGCATCAGCCCCGCCCACGGCATCCAGGGGGTGCTCGAGGACGACGAGGCCGAGACCCGCGCGACCTACGAGGCGCTGGTCGAGGGCATCGCCGACCTGGGCCTGGCCTACCTCTCGGTGCTCGCCGACCCGAGGGCCGACCTGGTGCGTGACCTGCGCAAGCGCTTCGGTGGCCCGGTCGTGCTCAACTCCGGCTTCGTCGAGGTGACCACCCTCGACGACGTCGAGCAGGTGCTGGTGGAGGACCTCGCCGACCTCGTGGCCGTCGGCCGGCCGTTCCTGGCCAACCCCGACCTGGTCGAGCGGTGGCGCACCGGCGCCGCGCTGAACGAGCCGGACCCGGCCACCTTCTACGGCGGCGGCGCGGAGGGATACACCGACTACCCGACGGTGCAGGGCTGA
- a CDS encoding PGPGW domain-containing protein, producing MTRLGGAALKALVLEIVGWVLVVAGVAALALPGPGLLLLFGGLVVLSQRYTWAERRVEPVKRQALKAASDGVQTWPRIAASLLGVVWLVGLGVFWGLRPPAPDWWPLRESFWLIGGWGAGATLIASALFALGLLVFSYRRFRTHPYDPGRVPADGVDPAPERSSR from the coding sequence ATGACACGCCTGGGAGGGGCGGCGCTGAAGGCGCTGGTGCTGGAGATCGTCGGCTGGGTGCTGGTCGTGGCCGGGGTGGCGGCGCTGGCGCTGCCCGGCCCCGGGCTGCTGCTGCTCTTCGGCGGCCTCGTCGTGCTCTCGCAGCGCTACACGTGGGCCGAGCGCCGGGTCGAGCCGGTGAAGCGGCAGGCGCTCAAGGCGGCCTCCGACGGCGTGCAGACCTGGCCCCGCATCGCCGCCTCGCTGCTGGGCGTGGTCTGGCTGGTCGGGCTCGGCGTCTTCTGGGGCCTGCGACCCCCGGCGCCCGACTGGTGGCCGCTGCGCGAGTCGTTCTGGCTGATCGGCGGCTGGGGCGCGGGCGCGACCCTCATCGCCTCGGCGCTCTTCGCGCTCGGCCTCCTGGTCTTCAGCTACCGCCGCTTCCGCACGCACCCCTACGACCCGGGTCGCGTGCCGGCCGACGGCGTCGACCCGGCCCCGGAGCGCAGCAGCCGCTGA
- a CDS encoding DUF6351 family protein, protein MRSRLAPALALLAPVVLLLPLVAAPTAVGDPLLPPPTPAAATGGGATGSQGSLIDVTATRRRPPLRVQVLSNRADLVSAGDVLVAVALPPGTPAHRVRVTAGRRDVTRAFAVRRDGRFVGLVTGLRLGRTTLRATAPGVRPGEAVVTNHRNGGPVFSGPQTRHYRCQETARDALCNEPARYSFLYRSTDPLVTDLQPYDPADPPSDVATTTTDQGVEVPFVVRREDGFQDRDRYTILTLFRPGRRWTAWAPQRQWNRKLLVTHGGGCGASYSPGNPPLQDYSGTLESVPGVEPSYVTALGRGFAVLSTALDNTGHNCNVAMQAESLMMAKERLVERYGELRYTIGTGCSGGSIAQHTVANAYPGIYQGLITTCSYPDTLTAGAQFADYHLLRRYFEDPSRWAPGVVWSPTQMAAVEGHLTHVNAVVADEGLFKAALDPEHDCGGTLAPVAGDPSTRYDSEVNPGGVRCSVLDIMLNLLGPRPASAWGPQEEAVGRGFAGVPFANDGVVFGLEAAEQGLITTEQLVDLNEQVGGLDVDRVPTPGRTQGDPASIVRAYRTGLVNLANHLDEVAILNHGGPDPGIAHDYAHAFWTEDRLQADQGHTDNRVMWFGPTPLIGDPRWAGEALLAVDRWLTAVEADRSSRPLAAKVVAGRPADVTDRCLGVAGLAQVPGPDGEPLCRSSSTDLLTTRLSTPREVAGGPRANEVLACRLVPLEASLLDGLPLPPTEAQLDRLRSALPRGVCDWSAPGRGEQPARTWLRYDAVGGGAAYGGRELPPAPPRSGGGWASPAFAPLLRQ, encoded by the coding sequence ATGCGATCCCGCCTCGCGCCTGCCCTCGCGCTGCTCGCCCCGGTCGTGCTGCTGCTCCCCCTCGTCGCCGCGCCGACGGCCGTCGGCGACCCGCTCCTGCCCCCTCCGACACCGGCCGCTGCGACCGGTGGCGGCGCCACCGGCTCCCAGGGGTCGCTCATCGACGTCACCGCGACCCGCCGGCGTCCGCCGCTGCGGGTGCAGGTGCTGAGCAACCGCGCCGACCTGGTGAGCGCCGGCGACGTGCTGGTCGCCGTGGCGCTGCCGCCAGGCACCCCGGCGCACCGCGTGCGCGTCACCGCCGGACGTCGCGACGTGACCCGCGCCTTCGCGGTGCGCCGCGACGGGCGCTTCGTCGGCCTGGTCACCGGCCTGCGGCTGGGCCGCACGACGTTGCGCGCGACCGCGCCGGGCGTGCGTCCCGGCGAGGCGGTCGTCACCAACCACCGCAACGGCGGGCCGGTCTTCTCGGGCCCTCAGACCCGGCACTACCGCTGCCAGGAGACGGCTCGCGACGCGCTGTGCAACGAGCCTGCGCGCTACTCCTTCCTCTACCGCAGCACCGACCCGCTCGTGACCGACCTGCAGCCCTACGACCCGGCCGACCCCCCGAGCGACGTGGCCACGACGACCACCGACCAGGGCGTCGAGGTCCCCTTCGTGGTGCGCCGCGAGGACGGCTTCCAGGACCGCGACCGCTACACGATCCTCACCCTCTTCCGGCCCGGGCGTCGGTGGACCGCCTGGGCGCCGCAGCGCCAGTGGAACCGCAAGCTGCTCGTCACCCACGGCGGCGGCTGCGGCGCGTCGTACTCGCCGGGCAACCCGCCGCTGCAGGACTACTCCGGCACGCTCGAGTCGGTGCCGGGGGTCGAGCCGAGCTACGTCACCGCGCTCGGGCGCGGCTTCGCCGTGCTGTCGACCGCGCTCGACAACACCGGGCACAACTGCAACGTCGCGATGCAGGCCGAGTCGCTGATGATGGCGAAGGAGCGCCTCGTCGAGCGCTACGGCGAGCTGCGCTACACGATCGGCACGGGCTGCTCGGGCGGCTCGATCGCCCAGCACACCGTCGCCAACGCCTACCCCGGCATCTACCAGGGGCTGATCACGACGTGCTCCTACCCCGACACGCTCACGGCCGGGGCGCAGTTCGCCGACTACCACCTGCTGCGGCGCTACTTCGAGGACCCGTCGCGGTGGGCGCCGGGCGTGGTGTGGTCGCCGACCCAGATGGCGGCGGTCGAGGGGCACCTGACCCACGTCAACGCGGTCGTCGCCGACGAGGGCCTCTTCAAGGCGGCGCTCGACCCCGAGCACGACTGCGGCGGCACGCTCGCGCCGGTCGCGGGGGACCCGTCGACGCGCTACGACTCCGAGGTCAACCCCGGCGGGGTGCGCTGCTCGGTGCTCGACATCATGCTCAACCTCCTCGGGCCGCGCCCGGCGTCGGCGTGGGGGCCGCAGGAGGAGGCGGTCGGCCGCGGCTTCGCCGGGGTGCCCTTCGCCAACGACGGCGTCGTCTTCGGGCTCGAGGCGGCCGAGCAGGGGCTGATCACCACCGAGCAGCTCGTCGACCTCAACGAGCAGGTCGGTGGCCTCGACGTCGACCGGGTGCCGACGCCGGGGCGCACCCAGGGCGACCCGGCCTCGATCGTGCGGGCCTACCGCACCGGCCTCGTCAACCTGGCGAACCACCTCGACGAGGTCGCGATCCTCAACCACGGCGGCCCCGACCCGGGCATCGCCCACGACTACGCCCACGCCTTCTGGACCGAGGACCGGTTGCAGGCCGACCAGGGCCACACCGACAACCGGGTGATGTGGTTCGGGCCCACGCCGCTGATCGGCGACCCCCGCTGGGCCGGGGAGGCGCTGCTGGCGGTCGACCGGTGGCTCACCGCGGTGGAGGCCGACCGGTCCTCCCGCCCGCTCGCGGCCAAGGTCGTGGCGGGCCGGCCCGCCGACGTGACCGACCGCTGCCTCGGCGTGGCGGGGCTGGCCCAGGTGCCCGGTCCCGACGGGGAGCCGCTGTGCCGCTCGTCGTCGACCGACCTGCTGACCACCCGCCTGTCGACCCCGCGCGAGGTGGCGGGCGGTCCGCGGGCCAACGAGGTGCTCGCCTGCCGGCTCGTCCCGCTCGAGGCGTCGCTCCTCGACGGCCTGCCGCTGCCGCCGACCGAGGCGCAGCTCGACCGGCTGCGGTCCGCGCTGCCGCGCGGTGTGTGCGACTGGTCGGCGCCGGGTCGCGGCGAGCAGCCCGCGCGCACCTGGCTGCGCTACGACGCGGTCGGCGGGGGCGCGGCGTACGGCGGTCGCGAGCTGCCGCCTGCTCCTCCCCGGTCGGGCGGTGGCTGGGCGAGCCCCGCCTTCGCCCCCCTCCTGCGTCAGTAG
- a CDS encoding GNAT family protein → MAAGGEPQDLSAVAWPLRTPRLLIRPARADDVAATYAYRRLPEVHHWITYAGEDPDDYAARWVPPGRLTRTLVVELAGTDHGSAGSGGSDSSDGRGTTVVGDLMVSVDDAWGQSEVAERAAGTVAELGWAFDPAHTGRGLATEAVGELVRACFEDLGLRRVVASCFAANTASWRLMERLGMRREVATVRDSLHRSGEWLDGVGYALLAEEWRARRA, encoded by the coding sequence GTGGCCGCCGGGGGTGAGCCGCAGGACCTCTCCGCCGTCGCCTGGCCGCTGCGCACCCCGCGGCTGCTGATCCGGCCGGCGCGTGCCGACGACGTCGCCGCGACCTACGCCTACCGCCGGCTGCCCGAGGTGCACCACTGGATCACCTACGCCGGCGAGGACCCCGACGACTACGCCGCGCGCTGGGTCCCGCCTGGCCGCCTCACCCGCACCCTCGTGGTCGAGCTGGCGGGCACGGACCACGGCAGCGCCGGCAGCGGCGGCAGCGACAGCAGCGACGGCCGGGGCACCACGGTGGTCGGCGACCTGATGGTCTCGGTCGACGACGCGTGGGGCCAGAGCGAGGTGGCCGAGCGCGCCGCGGGCACGGTGGCGGAGCTCGGTTGGGCCTTCGACCCCGCGCACACCGGCCGGGGCCTGGCCACCGAGGCGGTCGGCGAGCTGGTGCGCGCCTGCTTCGAGGACCTGGGGCTGCGCCGGGTGGTCGCGAGCTGCTTCGCCGCCAACACCGCCTCGTGGCGACTGATGGAGCGGCTCGGCATGCGGCGCGAGGTCGCGACCGTGCGCGACTCGCTGCACCGCAGCGGGGAGTGGCTCGACGGCGTCGGCTACGCCCTCCTGGCCGAGGAGTGGCGGGCCAGGAGGGCGTGA
- a CDS encoding SGNH/GDSL hydrolase family protein, which translates to MTTRTPARRLVGVLTTLVALAAAGGAVVAADPTAAPAAAATPSYVALGDSYASGTGTRSYVADGTSCQRSTYAYPSLLAAQRGWSLNFRACSGARVPDVAATQLSALSATTSYVTVSVGGNDAGFADVLTECATPWWAGDCDRAIDQAQAYVRSTLPGSLRNLYAQVRTRAPYAKVVVVGYPRVFMGEDCNAGTWFSPAEQTRLNQTADLLNSVTRQEATARGFTFADPTARFTGHAVCDDVAWLNGLSNPVSESYHPNRPGHASGYLPLVGTALTGSSSALTTTTLQRSVASGDEIAAQQRGYARRDARIEPDPFRAPLAGR; encoded by the coding sequence ATGACCACTCGCACCCCCGCACGCCGCCTCGTCGGTGTGCTGACCACCCTCGTCGCTCTCGCCGCCGCAGGCGGCGCCGTCGTCGCCGCCGACCCCACGGCCGCCCCCGCGGCCGCGGCGACGCCGTCCTACGTCGCGCTCGGCGACTCCTACGCCTCCGGCACGGGCACCCGCAGCTACGTCGCCGACGGCACGTCGTGCCAGCGCTCCACCTACGCCTACCCCAGCCTGCTCGCGGCCCAGCGCGGCTGGTCGCTCAACTTCCGCGCGTGCTCGGGCGCCCGCGTGCCCGACGTCGCCGCCACGCAGCTCTCCGCGCTCTCGGCCACCACCTCCTACGTCACGGTCTCGGTCGGCGGCAACGACGCCGGCTTCGCCGACGTGCTCACCGAGTGCGCCACGCCGTGGTGGGCGGGCGACTGCGACCGGGCGATCGACCAGGCGCAGGCCTACGTCCGCAGCACGCTGCCCGGCTCGCTGCGCAACCTCTACGCCCAGGTCCGCACCCGCGCGCCCTACGCGAAGGTCGTCGTCGTGGGCTACCCCCGCGTCTTCATGGGCGAGGACTGCAACGCCGGCACGTGGTTCTCCCCCGCCGAGCAGACGCGCCTCAACCAGACCGCCGACCTGCTCAACAGCGTGACCCGGCAGGAGGCCACCGCGCGCGGCTTCACCTTCGCCGACCCGACCGCGCGGTTCACCGGCCACGCCGTCTGCGACGACGTGGCGTGGCTCAACGGGCTGTCCAACCCCGTCAGCGAGAGCTACCACCCCAACCGGCCCGGCCACGCCTCCGGCTACCTCCCGCTCGTCGGCACGGCGCTCACCGGCAGCAGCAGCGCGCTGACGACCACCACGCTGCAGCGCTCGGTGGCCTCGGGCGACGAGATCGCGGCGCAGCAGCGCGGCTACGCCCGACGCGACGCGCGCATCGAGCCCGACCCGTTCCGCGCCCCGCTGGCCGGCCGCTGA
- a CDS encoding glucose-1-phosphate adenylyltransferase family protein, whose protein sequence is MTSLSRTRVLALVQAGGAGSRMDVLTRERAKPTLPFAGVYQLVDFPLSNLAHSGVTDVWVSVSFQGSSMEEQVANGRPWELDRTRGGLRLLMPQEGTGGLDEEGFARGNADELYRRRRQVAAAGADVLLVMSADHVYRYDFRDLVEAHLDSGAECTVLTTERPLDQAGDHATVETDEGGGTGRITRVEAKPEEPRTTWVAAEVVAYDPAALVEVVEELHRELGADADAGDSGLGDFAEHLLPRFAERGRARALPLPGFWRDLGRPSRYLAAHREVLDGDLGVLDQPGWPVLTQQPQRGAARLRAGAEVVDSMVGPGAEVAGRVVRSVLGPGVRVAAGAEVHDSVLFTGVVVEAGARVHGSVVDRGTSIGRDAVVGSPDADLEVDEGVTLLGRDCRVGAGAHVPAGARLEPGSSA, encoded by the coding sequence ATGACCAGCCTGAGCCGGACGCGTGTGCTCGCCCTCGTGCAGGCGGGCGGTGCGGGCAGCCGGATGGACGTCCTGACCCGCGAGCGCGCCAAGCCGACCCTGCCCTTCGCCGGCGTCTACCAGCTCGTCGACTTCCCGCTGTCCAACCTCGCGCACAGCGGGGTCACCGACGTGTGGGTGTCGGTCTCCTTCCAGGGCTCGTCGATGGAGGAGCAGGTCGCCAACGGTCGGCCGTGGGAGCTCGACCGCACCCGCGGCGGGCTGCGGCTGCTGATGCCGCAGGAGGGCACCGGCGGCCTCGACGAGGAGGGCTTCGCGCGCGGCAACGCCGACGAGCTCTACCGCCGGCGCAGGCAGGTCGCGGCCGCCGGGGCCGACGTGCTGCTGGTGATGAGCGCCGACCACGTCTACCGCTACGACTTCCGCGACCTCGTCGAGGCCCACCTCGACTCCGGCGCCGAGTGCACGGTCCTGACGACCGAGCGCCCCCTCGACCAGGCCGGCGACCACGCGACGGTCGAGACCGACGAGGGCGGCGGGACCGGCCGCATCACCCGCGTCGAGGCCAAGCCAGAGGAGCCGCGCACCACCTGGGTCGCCGCCGAGGTCGTGGCCTACGACCCCGCGGCGCTGGTCGAGGTCGTCGAGGAGCTGCACCGCGAGCTCGGCGCCGACGCCGACGCGGGCGACTCCGGCCTCGGCGACTTCGCCGAGCACCTGCTGCCGCGCTTCGCCGAGCGCGGCCGGGCCCGCGCGCTGCCCCTGCCCGGCTTCTGGCGCGACCTCGGTCGACCGTCGCGCTACCTCGCCGCCCACCGCGAGGTGCTCGACGGCGACCTCGGGGTGCTCGACCAGCCGGGGTGGCCCGTGCTCACCCAGCAGCCGCAGCGCGGAGCCGCCCGGCTGCGCGCCGGGGCCGAGGTGGTCGACTCCATGGTCGGGCCGGGAGCCGAGGTCGCCGGGCGGGTGGTGCGCAGCGTCCTCGGGCCCGGCGTACGCGTCGCCGCGGGCGCCGAGGTCCACGACAGCGTCCTCTTCACGGGCGTGGTCGTCGAGGCCGGCGCCCGGGTCCACGGCAGCGTGGTCGACCGCGGCACGTCGATCGGTCGCGACGCCGTCGTCGGCTCCCCCGACGCCGACCTCGAGGTCGACGAGGGCGTCACGCTCCTGGGCCGCGACTGCCGGGTCGGCGCGGGTGCGCACGTCCCGGCCGGCGCCCGGCTCGAGCCCGGCTCGAGCGCCTGA
- a CDS encoding dihydrofolate reductase family protein yields MPRWVVSTTLEHDDERWPATVLRSVDDVARLKETDGGPLLVHGSATLGAALADAGLVDRYHLLVFPILLGAGKRMWSEADKDLEKLRVVESETYANGVLKLVYDVVR; encoded by the coding sequence CTGCCGCGGTGGGTCGTCTCGACCACGCTCGAGCACGACGACGAGCGCTGGCCGGCGACCGTCCTGCGCTCGGTCGACGACGTCGCCCGGCTGAAGGAGACCGACGGCGGGCCGCTGCTCGTGCACGGCAGCGCGACGCTCGGCGCCGCTCTCGCCGACGCGGGCCTGGTCGACCGCTACCACCTGCTCGTCTTCCCGATCCTGCTCGGCGCCGGGAAGCGGATGTGGAGCGAGGCCGACAAGGACCTGGAGAAGCTGCGCGTCGTCGAGAGCGAGACCTACGCCAACGGTGTGCTCAAGCTGGTCTACGACGTCGTGCGCTGA
- a CDS encoding STAS domain-containing protein: MTADTADAPSVAAALAAPAALGSCTVLATPGGDVTVLSLHGALDLAVAGPLRRALDEACARSAATGHRVVVDVSGVGFVDSTALGALTAAFRDLRRAGGALRLAGAGEQTRLVLRLTNLAGVLGGDAPVGDAAAAIVGATTRR, encoded by the coding sequence ATGACCGCCGACACCGCCGACGCCCCGTCCGTCGCCGCCGCTCTCGCCGCCCCCGCTGCCCTCGGCAGCTGCACCGTGCTCGCGACGCCTGGGGGCGACGTGACCGTGCTGAGCCTGCACGGCGCGCTCGACCTCGCGGTCGCCGGACCGCTGCGCCGCGCGCTGGACGAGGCCTGCGCGCGCTCGGCCGCGACCGGGCACCGGGTGGTGGTGGACGTGTCCGGCGTCGGCTTCGTGGACTCGACGGCGCTCGGTGCCCTCACCGCCGCGTTCCGCGACCTGCGGCGCGCGGGCGGCGCACTGCGCCTGGCCGGCGCGGGCGAGCAGACCCGTCTGGTGCTGCGGCTGACGAACCTCGCCGGCGTGCTCGGCGGGGACGCGCCGGTCGGCGACGCCGCGGCGGCCATCGTCGGCGCCACCACCCGGCGCTGA
- a CDS encoding LicD family protein, with translation MTPPAPGAELSADELRAVQAGALAKVDRWCREHGVPYYLAYGTLLGAVRHGGPIPWDDDVDVMLPRAAYDRLVRELAADGPPWLSVSTSPQRPEWPLPYAKVCDDRTTLVEALADPVAMGVNVDVFPLDAVPAGRARRRTQAAALRFLRWAVELHYVDGVRARGWHGPVALRVARPLLRLLPVRVLVGATTWVAAHPGRPSGRLGVRVGSFDWSVPAAALGEPVEVDFAGLRCLAPADADAVLTTLYGDYRTPPPAHQQVSHHAFTARWR, from the coding sequence GTGACCCCGCCCGCACCCGGCGCCGAGCTGAGCGCCGACGAGCTCCGCGCGGTGCAGGCGGGCGCGCTCGCGAAGGTCGACCGCTGGTGCCGCGAGCACGGGGTGCCCTACTACCTCGCCTACGGCACCCTCCTCGGCGCGGTGCGCCACGGCGGCCCGATCCCGTGGGACGACGACGTCGACGTGATGCTGCCGCGCGCGGCGTACGACCGGCTCGTCCGCGAGCTCGCGGCCGACGGCCCGCCCTGGCTGAGCGTGTCGACCTCGCCGCAGCGTCCGGAGTGGCCGCTGCCCTACGCGAAGGTGTGCGACGACCGCACCACGCTGGTCGAGGCCCTCGCCGACCCGGTCGCGATGGGCGTCAACGTCGACGTCTTCCCGTTGGACGCGGTGCCGGCGGGGCGCGCGCGGCGCCGCACCCAGGCGGCGGCACTGCGCTTCCTGCGCTGGGCGGTCGAGCTGCACTACGTCGACGGCGTGCGGGCCCGCGGCTGGCACGGTCCGGTGGCGCTGCGCGTGGCGCGCCCCCTGCTCCGGCTGCTGCCGGTGCGGGTGCTGGTCGGGGCGACGACGTGGGTGGCCGCCCACCCGGGCCGGCCGTCGGGCCGTCTCGGCGTCCGGGTCGGGTCCTTCGACTGGTCGGTCCCGGCCGCGGCCCTCGGCGAGCCGGTCGAGGTGGACTTCGCCGGGCTGCGGTGCCTCGCCCCGGCCGACGCCGACGCGGTCCTCACGACGCTGTACGGCGACTACCGCACGCCGCCGCCCGCGCACCAGCAGGTGAGCCACCACGCCTTCACCGCACGCTGGCGCTGA
- a CDS encoding extracellular solute-binding protein, translating to MTAGGWLSGCAGLTGGGSGGGGGGRPGTLSVITWASDAEAAVFRDLADRFGSENDVTVDLQVIPFEEVQTTVDAQLQAGDPPDVFRVTYTDLGRYSTTGQLLDVTPYVDDAAAFIPAFWQAVQTDGTPYGVPHHTDTTAIVYRPDLLQPAGITVPTSLDEAWSWEEFAEVSDALKASLPQGVFPFVYDWQQFGAYRWLTWLFEAGGRLLDDDLATAVVQSPEGLKALEFTQRFFTEQWVPRNTSVKSTTYPDAAFIGERTAMAFVGDFLLPGIEAEVDFDYQATFQPRDVRASSDLGGNALVATAESANAELAGEFLRFMVTEDAMTEWCARTTELPTLQSLVGQDLGYEVRPDLMPVFVEQATTLTEEDVAQVTVPAFSQVNTVLLDQLELAFLGDQSAEDTLAAIAEGVDAAIAG from the coding sequence GTGACGGCCGGCGGGTGGCTCAGCGGCTGCGCCGGCCTGACCGGGGGCGGCAGCGGTGGCGGGGGCGGTGGCCGTCCCGGCACGCTGTCGGTCATCACCTGGGCCTCCGACGCCGAGGCGGCGGTCTTCCGCGACCTCGCCGACCGGTTCGGCTCCGAGAACGACGTCACCGTCGACCTGCAGGTCATCCCCTTCGAGGAGGTGCAGACGACGGTCGACGCGCAGCTGCAGGCGGGCGACCCGCCCGACGTCTTCCGGGTCACCTACACCGACCTCGGGCGCTACAGCACGACCGGGCAGCTGCTCGACGTCACGCCCTACGTCGACGACGCCGCGGCCTTCATCCCGGCCTTCTGGCAGGCCGTGCAGACCGACGGCACGCCCTACGGCGTGCCGCACCACACCGACACCACCGCGATCGTCTACCGGCCCGACCTCCTGCAGCCGGCCGGCATCACCGTGCCCACCTCCCTGGACGAGGCGTGGAGCTGGGAGGAGTTCGCCGAGGTCTCCGACGCGCTCAAGGCCTCGCTGCCGCAGGGGGTCTTCCCGTTCGTCTACGACTGGCAGCAGTTCGGCGCCTACCGCTGGCTGACCTGGCTCTTCGAGGCCGGCGGCCGGCTGCTCGACGACGACCTGGCCACCGCCGTCGTGCAGAGCCCGGAAGGCCTGAAGGCGCTGGAGTTCACGCAGCGGTTCTTCACCGAGCAGTGGGTGCCGCGCAACACCTCGGTGAAGTCCACGACCTACCCCGACGCCGCCTTCATCGGCGAGCGCACCGCGATGGCCTTCGTCGGCGACTTCCTGCTGCCGGGCATCGAGGCCGAGGTCGACTTCGACTACCAGGCGACGTTCCAGCCGCGCGACGTGCGCGCGTCGAGCGACCTGGGCGGCAACGCGCTGGTCGCGACCGCGGAGAGCGCCAACGCCGAGCTGGCTGGGGAGTTCCTGCGCTTCATGGTCACCGAGGACGCGATGACGGAGTGGTGCGCGCGCACCACCGAGCTGCCGACGCTGCAGTCGCTGGTCGGCCAGGACCTCGGCTACGAGGTGCGACCCGACCTGATGCCGGTCTTCGTCGAGCAGGCCACCACGCTGACCGAGGAGGACGTCGCCCAGGTGACGGTGCCGGCCTTCTCGCAGGTCAACACCGTGCTGCTCGACCAGCTCGAGCTGGCCTTCCTCGGCGACCAGTCGGCCGAGGACACCCTGGCCGCGATCGCCGAGGGCGTCGACGCGGCGATCGCCGGCTAG
- a CDS encoding ABC transporter permease subunit encodes MASEVGVGAARVARRGGTGTGRTRRTRRSRSTAFSWAMAGPNTAVVALFLLLPLGWAVWLSFRDAGTFGPTRFTGLENYRRMFSDEVFWQAVVNTAVFTLATVPTSILLGLGLAVLLDSALPAQRVWRTVIYLPIVLSGLATALIGSLLFEQSIGIVNKLLAAVGVTGPDWQTDGAWAMASLVLVTVWVRVGFSMVIYLAGLQDVPRDLYEAARLDGAGAWQQFRQVTVPLVRPTTFFLVVLNVIYSFQVFDLVYAMTNGGPGFATTTLPFFAYQYGFEQRQQGYGSAIGLVLFLVVLAFTALQWRGQRGAVQGGA; translated from the coding sequence GTGGCGAGCGAGGTCGGGGTGGGCGCCGCTCGGGTCGCCCGCCGCGGGGGCACCGGCACCGGGCGCACCCGGCGCACCCGGCGCTCGCGCAGCACCGCCTTCTCGTGGGCGATGGCCGGGCCCAACACCGCGGTCGTCGCGCTCTTCCTGCTGCTGCCGCTCGGCTGGGCGGTGTGGCTGAGCTTCCGCGACGCCGGCACCTTCGGGCCGACCCGATTCACCGGCCTCGAGAACTACCGCCGGATGTTCTCCGACGAGGTGTTCTGGCAGGCCGTGGTCAACACCGCGGTCTTCACGCTCGCCACCGTCCCGACCTCGATCCTCCTCGGCCTGGGCCTCGCCGTGCTCCTCGACAGCGCGCTGCCCGCGCAGCGGGTGTGGCGCACGGTCATCTACCTGCCGATCGTCCTCTCGGGTCTGGCCACCGCGCTGATCGGCTCGCTGCTCTTCGAGCAGAGCATCGGCATCGTCAACAAGCTGCTCGCGGCCGTGGGCGTCACCGGGCCCGACTGGCAGACCGACGGCGCGTGGGCGATGGCCTCGCTGGTGCTGGTGACGGTCTGGGTGCGCGTCGGCTTCTCGATGGTCATCTACCTCGCCGGGCTGCAGGACGTGCCGCGCGACCTCTACGAGGCGGCCCGCCTCGACGGCGCGGGCGCGTGGCAGCAGTTCCGGCAGGTCACGGTGCCGCTGGTGCGCCCCACGACCTTCTTCCTGGTCGTCCTCAACGTCATCTACTCCTTCCAGGTCTTCGACCTCGTCTACGCCATGACCAACGGCGGGCCCGGCTTCGCGACCACCACGCTGCCGTTCTTCGCCTACCAGTACGGCTTCGAGCAGCGCCAGCAGGGCTACGGCTCCGCGATCGGGCTCGTGCTCTTCCTCGTCGTGCTCGCCTTCACCGCGCTGCAGTGGCGCGGCCAGCGCGGCGCCGTCCAGGGAGGTGCGTGA